In one window of Denticeps clupeoides chromosome 2, fDenClu1.1, whole genome shotgun sequence DNA:
- the LOC114784562 gene encoding alpha-2-macroglobulin-like protein 1 codes for MLWVLLVLALRLQHACSRNDDEPVYLVTVPATVFGGSTETLCITLLVPEGPVSVEILLENSSGFSNTSLLEQSVSQNFYKCLPFQVPDVHEDTVFSVLLTVTWLDGVDDNSTQILVTPSKRLTFIETDKPLYKPGQTIQFRIVSLDTNFLPYDQVFETVEIQDSASNRIAQWLNQSTLSGIVDLSYPMAPEASLGYYAINVWDERGQQTSDSFEIKEYVLPKYDVTVQLPEMLTILDPTAILKVCAKYTYGKPVLGLVSVKVCQKQIIFWGSQVIPVCENYTMTTDKTGCAVYAINVTKFGVNYDYYGSTLNVDCEVTEDGTGVVLHGSGSAPITRNEKTVSFQDSPMSYRPGIDYEGQIKLTSTYPSTDLSSPVANTSVYLSAQYNEHTENRVLTTDYNGLAYFSLDTSLWNSSQVYLKADLEPAENMTVNTYSSSSAQISLNLFYSKSKSFLSLRKQDGSLSCDSKGTINASYIIQADELESSQESLDFYYLVLSRGKTVQHGLITVAVCDQSVNKGELSFSLQQVPDLSPLVQVVVYTVLPGGETVADSMDFPIELCFKNKVSLSFPVSTELPGEKTSLSLAAHPGSLCSVRAVDQSVLLMKPGQELTAKSVFDYLPVQRVSGYPFLVDESDSSSCFIVPPRPFVPLHDVTPTPTTTETPVTNSQNEGEKKADRKKRLWFPYFGNQNDVYSIFKDIGIKILTNSDVKDPFNCFPIMFESVLRGPPEAPVAPEVFFAPGAAAPREKQTVRTYFPETWIWDLVPVGHSGSVTVERTVPDTITTWVADAFCTSPVGFGLAPSVTLTAFQPFFVSLTLPYSVIRGEVFTLKATVFNYLSKCIVVKVTLADSTQFKVQPSKGSTDTRCLCENESWTFGWVVTPSVLGVVSFNVTAEIINGDKLLCGNEVTVVPDQGLKDTVVQTLLVEAEGTQKTVTHNALLCPAESPVEKHISLTLPEVFVEGSEKAFVSVLGDLMGRAMKNLGSLLAMPYGCGEQNMLLFAPNIFILKYLESTNQLTDEIKGRATRFLESGYQRELTYKHSDGSYSAFGNSDDSGNTWLTGFVMKSFGVARPYIFIDPKDITDAKNWLGNHQQESGCIASVGKLFHNDLKGGVSDEISLTAYISAALLELDNNTSDPVIERSLSCLKSNATTLNNTYTTALLFYTFTLAGDKEMRSTLLNQLDEQAIISGGGHYWGQPEDSGKNIDSVAVETSSYVLLALLSGPELDGFGLGYSASIVHWLAQNQNPYGGFSSTQDTVVALQALSLYSAATYSPKGETTVSVSSPGGFQTDFTINQNNRLLYQEKRLQGIPGNFSIHGKGQSCVFVQMAMFYNIPPTPDDSAFNISTRTSGTCNGTKILFVSVDVWYTGPREETNMVIINIKLLSGFSPVTDSLETLKEDHNVKRVDQQNDQVIIYLDALRNMEAKTYSIIIQEDVPIGNLKPATVKIYDYYQISDEAVTEYSSPCAE; via the exons ATGCTGTGGGTTCTGCTGGTTCTCGCCCTGCGCCTACAGCACGCCTGTTCTAGAAACGACGACGAGCc GGTTTACCTGGTCACCGTCCCCGCCACTGTATTCGGGGGCAGCACGGAGACCCTGTGCATCACCCTGCTGGTACCTGAAGGTCCGGTTTCTGTAGAAATTCTGCTGGAAAACTCGAGCGGCTTCAGCAACACGTCGCTTCTGGAGCAGAGCGTTTCACAGAACTTCTACAAATGTCTTCCCTTCCAG GTTCCTGATGTACATGAGGACACTGTGTTCAGCGTACTTCTCACGGTCACTTGGCTGGATGGAGTTGATGACAACTCCACCCAAATTCTTGTCACGCCATCAAAACGCCTGACCTTTATTGAGACCGACAAACCTCTCTACAAACCAGGACAAACAA TCCAGTTCCGGATAGTCTCTCTGGATACAAACTTCTTGCCTTATGATCAAGTG TTTGAGACTGTGGAGATTCAG GACAGTGCCTCGAACCGGATCGCTCAGTGGTTGAACCAGTCCACGTTAAGCGGGATTGTAGATCTCTCGTACCCCATGGCACCTGAGGCCTCTCTGGGTTATTATGCCATCAATGTGTGGGATGAGCGAGGGCAACAGACATCTGATTCCTTTGAAATTAAGGAATATG TGTTGCCTAAATATGATGTGACTGTGCAACTACCTGAAATGTTAACAATTTTGGACCCAACTGCAATTCTGAAAGTCTGTGCCAA ATACACGTATGGGAAACCTGTGCTGGGATTAGTAAGTGTGAAGGTTTGCCAAAAGCAGATAATTTTTTGGGGCAGCCAAGTTATTCCTGTTTGTGAAAATTATACAATGACA ACTGATAAAACTGGATGTGCCGTGTATGCTATTAATGTCACCAAATTTGGTGTGAATTATGATTACTATGGAAGTACGTTGAACGTAGACTGTGAAGTGACAGAAGATGGTACTG GGGTGGTTCTCCATGGCAGTGGCAGTGCACCGATCACCCGAAACGAAAAGACAGTTTCCTTTCAAGACTCTCCAATGTCATACAGGCCTGGAATTGACTATGAAGGACAG ATCAAACTCACTTCAACGTACCCCTCCACGGATTTGTCCAGCCCTGTTGCAAATACATCAGTTTACCTGTCTGCTCAGTACAatgaacacacagaaaacagggtGCTAACAACGGACTACAATGGCCTGGCCTACTTTTCATTAGATACTTCCCTGTGGAATTCATCTCAGGTTTATCTCAAG GCTGATCTGGAACCTGCTGAAAACATGACTGTAAATACGTACTCAAGTTCTTCAGCTCAAATTTCCCTAAATCTCTTTTATTCGAAAAGCAAGAGCTTTTTGAGCCTCAGAAAACAGGATGGGAGTCTCTCGTGTGATTCTAAAGGCACAATAAATGCCAGTTACATTATCCAAGCTGATGAATTGGAAAGCAGTCAGGAGTCGCTTGACTTTTACTACCTG GTCTTGTCGAGAGGGAAGACTGTCCAGCATGGACTAATCACTGTGGCTGTGTGCGACCAGTCTG TGAACAAAGGGGAGCTGTCCTTCTCACTGCAGCAGGTTCCTGATCTGTCCCCGCTTGTGCAGGTTGTGGTCTACACTGTACTGCCTGGTGGAGAAACTGTAGCAGACAGTATGGACTTCCCCATTGAGCTGTGCTTCAAAAATAAG GTATCTCTCAGTTTTCCTGTGTCCACGGAGCTTCCTGGTGAAAAAACCTCCCTCAGCCTGGCTGCTCACCCCGGATCTCTCTGCTCTGTCAGGGCCGTGGACCAGAGTGTCCTTCTGATGAAACCTGGACAGGAGCTGACCGCCAAATCA GTATTTGACTACCTTCCTGTTCAAAGGGTTTCTGGGTATCCATTCTTAGTGGATGAAAGTGATTCCTCTTCCTGCTTCATTGTACCACCTCGACCTTTTGTACCACTACATGATGTGACTCCGACACCAACTACGACGGAGACACCAGTGACCAATTCTCaaaatgaaggagaaaaaaaggctGACCGCAAAAAACGATTGTGGTTTCCATACTTTGGAAACCAAAACGATGTCTACAGCATCTTCAAA gATATCGGGATCAAGATTCTAACAAACTCTGATGTGAAGGACCCATTTAATTGTTTTCCAATAATGTTTGAAagtg tgcttAGAGGCCCTCCAGAAGCGCCTGTTGCACCAGAAGTATTTTTTGCCCCAGGTGCAGCAGCACCCAGAGAGAAACAGACTGTTCGCACTTATTTCCCTGAGACATGGATCTGGGACCTGGTACCAGTAGG ACATTCTGGATCAGTCACTGTTGAGAGAACCGTACCAGATACCATCACTACATGGGTAGCAGATGCATTTTGTACATCTCCGGTGGGCTTTGGACTGGCACCCAGCGTTACCCTCACTGCGTTCCAGCCATTTTTTGTTAGCCTGACGCTGCCTTACTCTGTGATCCGGGGCGAGGTCTTTACCCTCAAAGCCACAGTCTTCAACTACCTGTCCAAATGTATCGTG GTGAAAGTAACCCTGGCTGACTCTACCCAGTTCAAAGTGCAACCCAGTAAAGGTTCTACAGACACTCGCTGTCTGTGTGAAAATGAGAGCTGGACTTTCGGATGGGTCGTGACCCCCTCAGTTCTGG GTGTGGTGAGCTTTAACGTAACTGCTGAGATTATAAACGGCGACAAGCTGCTGTGTGGAAATGAGGTGACAGTGGTGCCAGATCAGGGACTCAAGGATACGGTGGTTCAGACTTTGCTGGTGGAG GCTGAAGGAACACAGAAAACAgtcacccacaatgcactgctctGTCCAGCAG AAAGTCCAGTGGAAAAGCATATTTCACTCACTCTGCCAGAGGTCTTTGTGGAAGGCTCTGAAAAGGCCTTTGTCTCAGTTCTAG GTGATCTAATGGGTCGAGCCATGAAAAACTTGGGCAGCCTGCTGGCTATGCCATATGGATGTGGGGAGCAGAACATGTTGCTTTTTGCCCCCAACATCTTCATCCTCAAGTACCTGGAGAGTACAAACCAACTCACAGACGAAATCAAGGGCAGGGCCACAAGATTTCTGGAGAGTG GCTATCAAAGAGAACTCACTTACAAGCATTCTGATGGATCCTATAGTGCTTTTGGAAACAGTGATGATTCAGGAAACACATG GCTCACAGGTTTTGTCATGAAGTCTTTTGGAGTCGCAAGACCGTATATCTTCATAGACCCTAAAGACATTACTGATGCTAAAAACTGGCTTGGAAACCACCAACAGGAAAGTGGTTGTATTGCTTCAGTTGGGAAACTTTTCCATAACGACTTGAAG GGAGGAGTAAGTGATGAAATCTCCCTCACTGCCTATATCAGTGCTGCCCTCCTGGAGCTGGACAACAACACTTCT GATCCTGTGATTGAGCGGAGTCTATCCTGCCTGAAAAGCAACGCTACAACACTGAATAACACCTACACCACTGCCTTACTGTTCTACACGTTCACTCTGGCAGGGGACAAAGAGATGAGAAGCACGCTACTTAATCAACTAGATGAACAAGCTATAATTTCAg GAGGTGGCCATTACTGGGGACAGCCTGAGGATTCTGGGAAGAATATTGACTCTGTTGCTGTGGAAACGTCCTCCTATGTTCTCCTTGCCCTGCTCTCTGGACCTGAACTGGATGGCTTTGGACTGGGATATTCCGCCAGCATTGTGCACTGGTTGGCCCAAAACCAGAACCCTTATGGAGGCTTTTCCTCAACACAG GATACAGTGGTGGCTCTCCAAGCCCTCTCACTGTACAGTGCTGCCACGTACAGCCCAAAAGGAGAGACTACGGTCTCTGTTTCCTCACCAGGAGGATTTCAGACTGACTTCACCATAAACCAGAACAACCGGCTGCTGTATCAGGAGAAGCGACTGCAGGGCATTCCTGGGAACTTCAGCATCCACGGGAAGGGTCAgagctgtgtttttgtgcag ATGGCCATGTTCTACAATATCCCCCCTACTCCGGAcgactctgcatttaacatttcTACAAGGACTTCAGGGACCTGTAATGGAACGAAGATACTCTTTGTATCTGTGGATGTGTG GTATACAGGCCCACGAGAAGAAACCAACATGGTGATCATTAACATCAAGCTGTTGTCTGGGTTCAGCCCAGTTACAGACTCTCTGGAAACT CTGAAAGAAGACCACAACGTGAAGAGAGTTGACCAGCAAAACGACCAGGTTATAATCTACCTGGATGCA CTCAGAAATATGGAGGCCAAAACTTACAGCATAATCATTCAGGAAGATGTTCCAATAGGGAACCTTAAACCTGCCACTGTGAAGATTTATGACTACTACCAGATAA GTGATGAAGCTGTGACTGAGTACAGTTCTCCATGTGCTGA GTGA